The Alteromonas macleodii ATCC 27126 genome segment GTGCTGCATGTATGTGCCTACTTGCTCAGATACGGCGGTTAGATAGTCTTTCACTTCCCAATTTAAAGTGATTTTTTCATTGTCTCCTGACGCGAGAACAGCAAATCCCCACAGTTTTCCCTCTTTTAAGAAAGGCACGAAGAGTTGGTAGCCCCATGCTTTTAGTGCATCTCTATCTAGCTTTAACCCCTCGTAATCGAATGGTTTGACGAGGTAGGCGTCCGTATCAATGATCCAGCCATTTTTGTCGCTGTAACTTGCGAGCGTTTCCAACGTTGTACAGGTAGCGTTGTTTTCTTTCGAATCAGTTGACGCTTCATTGTTATCTGTTGACGCAGTGTTTGTAATAGGTGATGCCTTAGCCACGCATTCATAGCCATTCTGCGTTACTTTAAACAGCAGACCTGACTCATATTGAATGGCGTTAAGCATTCCGGTTAGGCCAGCGTGGTAAACATCTGATGAGGTATCCCCTGCACGTGTTAACCACTGCGTTAATTTCACCCATTCAACCCGGTAGTCGAACTGATTCGCAAAGAAATGTTTAGTGATAAATACTTTTATCTTAGTGCGAAAGCCGTTGGACAAGAATACCGTGGCGAGCAATGCGAATGACATCACAACCAATATGATTTGAACCGTCGCTCCCCAGTTGCCTCCCATATAATTTATGGCGTAGCCGACAACAGCCATCACAAAAAGATAACCGCCCGCCACTAAGAGTAGAGAGCTGTGCAATACCACGTCCCGCGAGATAAAGATATCAATGCCCCAGTGATGAATTCGTCGAATCGATATGACGAGTAAGGGCATTAACAAGAAGTAAATATAGCCTCGTGCCGCTATGTAGCCAATTTCAACCTGGTTTACCATGGTAGCGTTTGCATAGGTAACGAACTCAAACAGGTTGGTAGCTCCCAGATAAATAATAATGGGTTTAAACGCCCACTGCTCACGCCCCGCCTGTCGATACACAACTTCCAGAAGAACAAGCACTTCTAATGACAGCACGATCAGTACAAGAAAGCTCCACGCGGGATTTACTACCAATAGATAAGGGGCGAGCAATGCTGCTAGTGCGGGGGCAATAATAATTAACGTTACAGGTCGTTTTAGAACGTCGAAGATATTACTAAAGCTGGTCTGTATACAGCCAGCCAAAAAGAGTAGCCATGCGAGCTGCTTAAGCACGTCAGCGCTGAGTAACCAGCTTAGCGAGATAGGTCCAAATAGCGAAGTGATTAAGGTTGTAGACCATAAAAAGGTGGCTGCGGTCGCCAACACCAATAAATGCTTGGCTACGCCGGGTTTGCGTACCGTTAACAACAGCAATAAAAGGGCTAAGTGCGCCAGACTATTTAACCCATAGCCTACATCTGAAATCATCCTTTTATCTCACCTTTATTATCATTATTTAGGAGATGAAATACAGGGAGGCGCATTGATGCAACGTCCCTGAAACCTTCGATATACAGCACATAACGTTTTTTAGCTAGGTACGGTGCGCAGGCATCGCCCGCGCTATGATAAAAACTATCGTTTACGGATCACTAGTGAGCCAATTGAATACCCTGCACCGAAAGAGCAAAGTACTCCCACGTCACCGGCAACCAGGTCTTCATGGTTTAAACCAAACGCAATCACAGAACCCGCAGAAGCCGTGTTGGCATACTCGTCCAACACAATTGGCGCTTCGGTACGGTCAGCATCGCGACCTAACAGGCGTTTGCAAATCAAGGTGTTCATATTGATATTAGCTTGGTGAAGCCACCAACGCTTGACGCCTTCTGGCGTAATGTCGTGACTCGCTAAATGCGCTTCAATATGCGCTGCTGCCAATGGACACACTTCCTTGAAAACTTTGCGACCCGCTTGATGGAACAGCTTATCAGGTCCATACGGATCAACGTCTTCGGCACGTGTCATGTAACCAAAATTAGAACGAATATTGTTTGAGAATTTCGTCAATGCTTTGGTGCTTAGCACGTCGTACACGTGCTCACTTTTGGCGGTTTCAGCAAGCTCAAGCACCGTCGCCGTAGCCACATCGCCAAAAATAAAGTGACTGTCGCGATCAGCGTAGTTAATTTGCGGTGAGACCAACTCAGGGTTAATAACCAACACGCGAGTCGCATTTTTCGCGCTCAGCATTTCATAGGCGCGATGCATACCGAACGTTGCTGCAGAACAAGCAACTAGCATATCGAAACCAAACCCTTCAATATTAAGGGCTTCTTGTACTTCAATTGCAATCGCAGGATAAGCACGCTGGGTGTATGCACACGACACAATCACAGCATCAATCTCATCGGCAGTAACATTGGCGGATGCAAGAGCTAACTTGGCCGCTTCGACGGCAATTTCACCTTGGTGAGAAAGTTCGTCATCTGCTCGAGGGGCAATCTTAGGCTTCATTCGAGTGATGTCTAGCGCACCCTCTTTTCGATAGATGTAGCGACTTTTAATTCCTGATGCTTTTTCGATGAACTCTGCACTTGAATAAGGCATTGCTGCTACATCACCTGATTCGATTTGCGCTTTATTTTCTTCGTTAAACGCATCTACGTAAGCATTGTAGCTATCTACGAG includes the following:
- the prsK gene encoding XrtA/PEP-CTERM system histidine kinase PrsK, coding for MISDVGYGLNSLAHLALLLLLLTVRKPGVAKHLLVLATAATFLWSTTLITSLFGPISLSWLLSADVLKQLAWLLFLAGCIQTSFSNIFDVLKRPVTLIIIAPALAALLAPYLLVVNPAWSFLVLIVLSLEVLVLLEVVYRQAGREQWAFKPIIIYLGATNLFEFVTYANATMVNQVEIGYIAARGYIYFLLMPLLVISIRRIHHWGIDIFISRDVVLHSSLLLVAGGYLFVMAVVGYAINYMGGNWGATVQIILVVMSFALLATVFLSNGFRTKIKVFITKHFFANQFDYRVEWVKLTQWLTRAGDTSSDVYHAGLTGMLNAIQYESGLLFKVTQNGYECVAKASPITNTASTDNNEASTDSKENNATCTTLETLASYSDKNGWIIDTDAYLVKPFDYEGLKLDRDALKAWGYQLFVPFLKEGKLWGFAVLASGDNEKITLNWEVKDYLTAVSEQVGTYMQHHEAAQVVAENAQFAAFNRMSAFVLHDLKNVLAQVDLILANAQQHKHNPEFIEDTFETLEHTKARMEKMLKQLTDKKAVEEGVNSEFLISELAKDVVNNRCSGLRPLPTVHVLKETAVTVDKDKVANVLYHLISNAQQATADDGEVDVVITGNSDNKTQLVLIEDTGSGMDKAFIEERLFKPFDTTKGNAGMGIGAYDAKTYIESIGGKLTVQSEPGRGSCFTLYFPIG
- a CDS encoding beta-ketoacyl-ACP synthase III, which encodes MSQQVVISGVGVWHPKDSITNEELVDSYNAYVDAFNEENKAQIESGDVAAMPYSSAEFIEKASGIKSRYIYRKEGALDITRMKPKIAPRADDELSHQGEIAVEAAKLALASANVTADEIDAVIVSCAYTQRAYPAIAIEVQEALNIEGFGFDMLVACSAATFGMHRAYEMLSAKNATRVLVINPELVSPQINYADRDSHFIFGDVATATVLELAETAKSEHVYDVLSTKALTKFSNNIRSNFGYMTRAEDVDPYGPDKLFHQAGRKVFKEVCPLAAAHIEAHLASHDITPEGVKRWWLHQANINMNTLICKRLLGRDADRTEAPIVLDEYANTASAGSVIAFGLNHEDLVAGDVGVLCSFGAGYSIGSLVIRKR